The genomic DNA TGTCCGATCGGGTAGATCAGGAACACAGCCGTTGCAGCAGCCACAGGAGCGGAGTAAGCCACACAGATCCAGGGGCGCATACCCAGACGGTACGACAGTTCCCACTCACGACCCATGTAGCAGAACACGCCGATCAGGAAGTGGAACACCACCAGTTGGTAGGGACCACCGTTGTACAGCCACTCGTCGAGAGAAGCCGCTTCCCAGATGGGGTAGAAGTGCAGACCGATCGCGTTCGAGGAAGGAACGACAGCACCGGTAATGATGTTGTTGCCGTAGATCAGAGAACCAGCGACGGGTTCACGGATACCATCGATGTCCACGGGAGGAGCAGCGATGAAAGCGATGATGTAGCAAGTAGCAGCAGCCAGCAGGGTGGGGATCATCAGAACGCCGAACCAGCCGATGTAGAGGCGGTTGTCGGTGGAGGTGATCCAGTTGCAGAACTGCTCCCACAGGTTCGCGGATTCGCGACGCTGAAGAGTAGTTGTCATAGTTCGATGAGTGCTTTTAGCAATTATCAAAGTTTGGGGCAGGCGTTAATTTGCTTGCCTTGATAAATACTCTAAGGGGTTTATTGCTTTTTGTAAAGATGCTGAGAGTATTTACTCATCGATTCATTTCCACCTGTTGAGAAATGTCTGAAAGCCAGTCACAGGAGGTTTTAGGGCTGGTGAGGCGAATTTTTTGCAGATGGTTATACTCCGATCGCCCCAGCAAAACGCGATACTCTTTCCTTCTGCGGGCATAGGTTTTGAGAACCCAGAAAATCATGGAATCCTTGCTGAGCAATTGCCTGAGGGTTTCGCGATTGCCGCTCCAGAGTTCCTGACGGGTGAGGCTGCGGTAAAGGGTGCGCTTTACAATCCGATAAAACGTCACTGGGAAGGAGTAGTCCAGCCAGATCAGCGTATCTGCCCGCCTCCAAACGAGATCCCGCGCCTTGCTGTAATTGCCGTCTACGACCCACTGTTCTCCCTGAAGTGCCTGACTGATGCGCGATCGAAAGACCTCTGGCTCTGCCTCTGTCCAGTTTGGTTCCCAGTGCAGGGCATCCAGCTCGATGTGGGGGGTTTGCAGGCGGTCGGCTAGTTCTTTGGCAAAAGTAGTTTTGCCGGAACCACTTGTGCCGACAACAACGATTCGCTGACCGCAGGGGGAAGATTGCATGGTGAAATTTGGACTTCACGACAAATAGGGACTTCAAAGGGCGGTTGGGCGATTCGGGATGGGGTGGTGAATTTCTTGGATGTGGTTTTGGTCACTTAGGTTAGCTGGAGGCAGAGCCTCCGATTAGCATTCCAACGCAGAGCATTGGAACGAGGAAGGGCGAATTTTGAGACGCAAATGAATCTTTGTGGGATGTTCCGCCTGTGTAAGGGGGGTTCGCGAACCGCTCCTACGGGAGGTATAACGCTGTTCCCGGAAATGATGGCGGGAGGCATAAAAAAGGGCGGACAGAATATCCACCCTAAAAGCAGTTTACAGATTAAAAATTATCGGGCGGCGTTGAGTTCTGGTTTAAGAATATTACTGAGAATCGAGGCAGGACGCTCCTTGTGTTTCCAGGCGAACGCATGGCGGAAGGCGGCATCCTGGCAGGCTTGAAGCTGCTTAAAGCTGATGATGTCCTGGGTCAGCAGATTCTCATACTCGAAGGGCAAACGAACGTTGTGCAGTCCGGCGTTGTCCGTACAGATGGCAATGTCTACTCCGGCTTCAAAGCAGCGATCGAACACCACTTTCAACTGCTGAATATCCTTGAGCGTCCCGGTTTTGGGATAGGTGGTCGGGCATACTTCCAGGCATTGTCCTTCCCTGGCAAGCTGGGGCAGCAGTTCCGGGTGCTTGAGGGGGATCTGGATACCGTGACCAATTCGCATCAGGTAGGGCAACAGCTCCGGGTAGCAGCCTGCTTCGGTTTCATATAAGTGTCCGGTGGTGTTGAGTCCCAGCGATCGGGCATAGTCGTACAGTCCCCCATATTCATCTAACCGCTCCGCGTAGTGAGCATCGCCTCCCGCCAGATCGATCGCGCAAACGTACTGCCGCATCTGTGCCGCCAGATCCACGATCGCCCGGTTCACCTCGTAGGGCAGGCGGGAGTGCATACAGAGGATTTGGCTGGTGACGATCGGGTATTCTACGAGCTGACTGGCTTTGCCGACGACCTCCACAATATTCGCCATTGCATCAATCCGTTCGGACTGGCTCAGATGCTCTGGGGTTCGCAGGTAGGGGGTGTAGCGCAGTTCCAGGTATGCCAGATTCTCGAAGACATACGCGCCGCGCATCAGGCGATAGATAAAGTAGGGCAGGGTGTCGTTCGTCTGGACTTTTTCCACCAGCGTATGCAGTTCCAGATACTCGTCTAGCGTGTTGCGGGGGCGGGTGTAGAAGTCTTCAAAGTCGTCATAGTCATTAAAGCGATCGGACAAGTCCGACTGATTACGCTGAAAATATCGCCAGAGGACGCGGGGAACAACGGAGCCTCCTAAATGGCGGTGAAGTTCTGCATAAAGTGCCATGAATACCTCTTGTTGATTTTCAGATGATTTACGGATAGAGTTACAAGCTGGATTGCCAGTTCAATAACCTGTCTAGTGAAAGGGTTTAACTGGCGATCGAGTACAAAAATCCTCTGGTCAAGCGCTACGCTTACCGAGTTTTCTGGTAGACACCAGAGGTCAGGATTTGAATAGAGTTAATGAATTGTAGACAGTTGGCAGGAAGTCGTCACAGATTCGTCAGAAATTTGGCGTCAGAGATTTGTGAATTATTCAGCAGCCCTTACGCCAGTGTTGTCTACCAGCAGAATCGCCGAAGTTAGACCAAGCCTTCCAGGATGGCATTCAAACTACTTAATACAACTATAGATAACCCTGATTACAGTCCGCCAGGAGAAACCGCCAGAATTTCAGGGAAATCTGCTCTTGCGTAGAGGGCATCTGTCAGGATTTGCTGATAGATCTGGAATAAAACAATCTGCCTCCTATGACTCACCCCATTACCCGGATTCGGGATACTCTCAGCAATCTCCTGCCGCGATGGATTGTGATTTTGCTGGCGATTCCGCTCGGCATCCTGAACGGGTGGGCAATTCTTCAGTTCATTCGCTATTTTGGTTCGACGTTCACAATACTGGCGATCGCAACGCTGCTGTCGTTTCTGCTCAACTTCCCGGTCACGTTTCTAGAGAAGCGGGGCATTGGGCGGGGCTACAGCATTTTGCTGGTCTTTCTCACATTTCTAGGTATTGTAGCAACTCTGGGCATTACCCTGCTGCCGCTCCTGTTTATGCAGCTTCAGGAACTCGTCACCCATCTGCCGGACGGGATTAGCGCCATGAACAGTCAACTGGATGCGTTTCAAAACTGGGCAGCCAGTCGGGGATTGCCGATTAACGTGAGCGGGATTACCCAACAGCTCGAAACGATCGTCCCACAGGAATTAGATAACCTGCCGAATCAGATCATTGGGGTGGTGCTGGAAACGGCAGACAGTGTGTTTAACGCAATTTTGACGATCGCTCTCACCCTTTATCTGATGCTGCATGGGGAGGGCTTTTGGAAGACGATTTTTCAGTGGTTCCCGGAAGCGTGGGTGCAGCAGGGTCAAAAGTTGCTGAGCCAAAACTTTCGCAATTATTTTATTGGGCAGGTGACGGTTGCCCTGATCCAGGGAACGGTATTGACGATCGTGTTTTTCGTGCTGCGCGTCCCCTTTTTCCTGCTGTTTGGCATCGGCATTGGGCTAATGGTGCTGATTCCGTTCTTTGATTTCCTGGGGGCACTGCTTGCCAGCCTGATTGTGGGGGTGACGAATCCCGGTTTTGGTGCCATTGTGCTGGTTGCAGCGATTCTGTCCGATCAAATTATTGACAACAGCCTTTCGCCCCGGATTTTGGGCAGGTTAGTGGGATTAAACCCAGTGTGGGTGATTCTGTCGCTGCTGATTGGCGTGCAGACGGCTGGGTTTCTGGGCATTGTTCTGGCGGTTCCGGTTGCCAGCACGATCGGAGATGTTTTGTTAGCGGTACGAACGGTGCAATCAGATTCACCGTCAGCTGTCAATCAAACCGTCAATCAAACCGTCAATCAAACGGTAAGTTAAACCGCCAGTCAAACTACCAGTCAAACCGGAAGTTAAGCAATTTTTCTTTCGGGAACGGCGATCGCCGGATTGAGTCTAGAATCAGGCATTGTCCTCCAGAAGAACGAATTATGAAAGCTCTAAAACCCCTGATAGGTGGCACGATCGCCTTTAGTCTTACCCTCATTTCTGCCATGCCCCTTCAGGCGCAAACCAATTCGCAAGCCAATTCGCAGACTAATCCGCGATCGGGCTGGTATAACTGCATGACCCGCGAAGCCTGGAGTCCGCAAAAAACTGCCTGGTGCAACCAGATGCAGCAGATGATGAACGCTTCCTATACCACTCTCGAAACGGGCAAGGTAACGCTGCAAAACGGCAAATTTGACGATCGTGCTAACCAAATCAATATGCAGTTGGTTAATCGTCCCGGTTTCGTGGCTACGGGAGATCTGAACGGCGATGGCGTAGATGATATGGTGACGGTGCTGAGCGGCAATACGGGTGGCTCCGGCATCTTTATCTATCTGGTGGCAGGAATGCAGGAAGGCTCCCAGACCGTTCCCACCACGCCGATTATGCTGGGCGACCGGGTAAGGGTACAGTCGATCCGGATTGAGGACGGCAAAGTTTTGGTGGACATGATTGAGCAGGGTCCGAACGATCCGATGTGCTGCCCCACGCTGCGGGTGCAGAAAACCTATGAATTGGGGTATGGACTGCTGCCCGTAGAGCAACGATAGAACTACAGATCCCGGATAACGGGCAGGATGCCCACCCCACAATAGTTAGAGATAGTTTAATTGCTGGCGCGAGGGATTAGGACTGCGATCGAGGGAATCCCGAATTAAACTAGAGAGAATGGCATTTCATTGCAAGCGGGAGACGCAGGTGGTTACATCTCTTTCGTTACAGGATCGGTTGCTAGAAACGATCGCCCCCTATCGGCAGCAGGTTGATTATCTAGAAATTCGGCTGGAGCAAAGCGAATCGACATCGATCGGCTATCGGGGTAAGCAGTTGGATGCGGTCGATCGCAGTTTTGCCCTGGCGGGAGGGGTAAGAGCCTGTCATCGCGGCGGCTGGAGCTTTGTCACCTTTAACGGACTGGCGGATCTGCAACAGCGGATCGAAGAAGCGATCGCCCAGGCAAAGATCGTCGGCAAGGAAACCACCGAACTCGCAGAGATTGCGCCGATTCAGGACTACGTTGACGTTGAACTGGGCAGAGATCCGCGTGGCATTGCCCTCGATACCAAACGCGCTTTGATTGAGCAGTACAACCAGATTTTGCTGGAATTTGATCCGCGCATCCAGACCACGATGACGGGTTACAGCGATCGGTTCAGCACGACTTATTTTGTCAATTCGCTCGGCTCCTGCATTGCTCAGGAACGGCTGGATGTGTCGGGACGATTTGGGGTAATTGCCCGTGGCGAAGGCGGCGTGGTGCGTCAGGGCTTTGAGTCGATCCATTCGCGATCGGACTATGGCGTGCTGGAAGGCGTGGAAGGACAGGTAAGAAGTGCGGCGGAGCGGGCAGTGCGTCAGTTGGATGCGAAGCCGGTGAAGGGCGGACAATATACTGTGGTGCTTGACCCTTATCTATCGGGCGTGTTTATCCACGAGGCGTTTGGGCATTTGTCCGAGGCGGATTTTGTCTACGAGAATCCCCGAATGCAGGAATTGCTGGTGCTGGGTAAGCCGATCGCCATTCCGCAATTGAATGTGGTGGATGATGCCACGATGCCCGGTCTGCCCGGATCGCTGAAGTACGACGATGAGGGCGTTCCGGCACAGCGCAAGTATCTGATTAAGGATGGCATTCTCACCCAGCGACTCCACAACCGCGAAACCGCAGGCAAACTGCACGAGGAACCCACCGGAAACGCCCGCGCCCTCAGTGCCCTCTACCCACCGATCGTCCGCATGACGAATACGGGAATTGAAAGCGGCGACTGCAAATTTGAGGACATGATCCGCGACGTGGAAGAAGGCGTCTACGCAGTGCGAATGCTGGGCGGACAAACCAACGGCGAGATGTTTACCTTTGCAGCAGCAGAAGGCTACATGATTCGCAACGGTCAGCTCGCGGAACCCGTCAGTGATGTCACCCTCAGCGGCAACGTTTTCCAGACGCTCAAGGATATCGACGCGATCGGGGATGATTCCGTTTACAAGAACGGCGGCTGCGGCAAAGGCGGACAGTCTCCCCTGCCCGTGAGCGTGGGCGGTCCCCATGTGCGAATTAATAACGTCGTCGTGGGTGGACGCTAGAGCG from Leptolyngbya ohadii IS1 includes the following:
- a CDS encoding AAA family ATPase — encoded protein: MQSSPCGQRIVVVGTSGSGKTTFAKELADRLQTPHIELDALHWEPNWTEAEPEVFRSRISQALQGEQWVVDGNYSKARDLVWRRADTLIWLDYSFPVTFYRIVKRTLYRSLTRQELWSGNRETLRQLLSKDSMIFWVLKTYARRRKEYRVLLGRSEYNHLQKIRLTSPKTSCDWLSDISQQVEMNR
- a CDS encoding adenosine deaminase, coding for MALYAELHRHLGGSVVPRVLWRYFQRNQSDLSDRFNDYDDFEDFYTRPRNTLDEYLELHTLVEKVQTNDTLPYFIYRLMRGAYVFENLAYLELRYTPYLRTPEHLSQSERIDAMANIVEVVGKASQLVEYPIVTSQILCMHSRLPYEVNRAIVDLAAQMRQYVCAIDLAGGDAHYAERLDEYGGLYDYARSLGLNTTGHLYETEAGCYPELLPYLMRIGHGIQIPLKHPELLPQLAREGQCLEVCPTTYPKTGTLKDIQQLKVVFDRCFEAGVDIAICTDNAGLHNVRLPFEYENLLTQDIISFKQLQACQDAAFRHAFAWKHKERPASILSNILKPELNAAR
- a CDS encoding FG-GAP repeat protein; amino-acid sequence: MKALKPLIGGTIAFSLTLISAMPLQAQTNSQANSQTNPRSGWYNCMTREAWSPQKTAWCNQMQQMMNASYTTLETGKVTLQNGKFDDRANQINMQLVNRPGFVATGDLNGDGVDDMVTVLSGNTGGSGIFIYLVAGMQEGSQTVPTTPIMLGDRVRVQSIRIEDGKVLVDMIEQGPNDPMCCPTLRVQKTYELGYGLLPVEQR
- a CDS encoding AI-2E family transporter, which translates into the protein MTHPITRIRDTLSNLLPRWIVILLAIPLGILNGWAILQFIRYFGSTFTILAIATLLSFLLNFPVTFLEKRGIGRGYSILLVFLTFLGIVATLGITLLPLLFMQLQELVTHLPDGISAMNSQLDAFQNWAASRGLPINVSGITQQLETIVPQELDNLPNQIIGVVLETADSVFNAILTIALTLYLMLHGEGFWKTIFQWFPEAWVQQGQKLLSQNFRNYFIGQVTVALIQGTVLTIVFFVLRVPFFLLFGIGIGLMVLIPFFDFLGALLASLIVGVTNPGFGAIVLVAAILSDQIIDNSLSPRILGRLVGLNPVWVILSLLIGVQTAGFLGIVLAVPVASTIGDVLLAVRTVQSDSPSAVNQTVNQTVNQTVS
- a CDS encoding TldD/PmbA family protein: MVTSLSLQDRLLETIAPYRQQVDYLEIRLEQSESTSIGYRGKQLDAVDRSFALAGGVRACHRGGWSFVTFNGLADLQQRIEEAIAQAKIVGKETTELAEIAPIQDYVDVELGRDPRGIALDTKRALIEQYNQILLEFDPRIQTTMTGYSDRFSTTYFVNSLGSCIAQERLDVSGRFGVIARGEGGVVRQGFESIHSRSDYGVLEGVEGQVRSAAERAVRQLDAKPVKGGQYTVVLDPYLSGVFIHEAFGHLSEADFVYENPRMQELLVLGKPIAIPQLNVVDDATMPGLPGSLKYDDEGVPAQRKYLIKDGILTQRLHNRETAGKLHEEPTGNARALSALYPPIVRMTNTGIESGDCKFEDMIRDVEEGVYAVRMLGGQTNGEMFTFAAAEGYMIRNGQLAEPVSDVTLSGNVFQTLKDIDAIGDDSVYKNGGCGKGGQSPLPVSVGGPHVRINNVVVGGR